The genomic region GTGACTACAATGGTTTACTGAAGGCAGTTCATGCAATATATCTTTTATAGactcatgtatttattttttgcattaatCATGTTAACTGTTTTAAGCCTCTATTGAAATTACTCAAGTAAAATAAAGATAAGCAGCAGCATCTCGTTCTTGAATAATTAGTAAAACCTCAGTTTCTCTAAAAGTGCAAGATTAATAAGAAATAAGCATTACTTCCATAATGAAAAGCAGTATGCAGTCCTTGCACAATATTGAAGTATTTTCTGAACCTTATTAAATCTGAGACCCAAGGAGGAAATCAGTGTAATTGGCTCATCTGCTGTCCAGGTGGTCCCTCTTATTTCCGTATAAAAATGTTCTGTACAACATTTAGCTTTGTTTTACTTCAGATATTCGGTTGTTTGTGTGTggaatctttttttctaaaatgcatctACTTATTTTGTTTAGGGTTTAACTTTCACTGCTGCTACTCACGTTGTGTTTGCTGAGTTATATTGGGATCCAGGCCATATTAAGCAAGCAGAAGACAGAGCACACCGAATTGGGCAGTGCAGTTCTGTGAATATTCACTTCCTTATTGCAAAAGGAACAATGGATACTCTTATGTGGGCAATGCTGAATCGCAAGGTAGGTGTGGAATAGACCTCGCTGTGGTTAAGATAGCACTTAAGGGCATGTGCCAAATAACGTTCTTGTTTACCTAGGACAGTGTCCTACTATAAGACAAATTGATACACCTAGAATTGCTAATCATCAAAATGTCCGTGTTTGTTCCGAATTAGTCTTTTCTAGCTTTTTGCTCTCCGTTTAAGATGCAAAGATAAATAAGATAACTCTTTGCTGAGATGAATGGGATGATTCACTTCTACAGGAGATCATTGGTTTATCTTCCGTCTAGGTTTTTATTGCTCTGGTTGTTCAATTTACAATTTTTAGGTTTTCTGCTCACTCATAACAGCTAGAgtctgttgtggggttttggttttgggttttttttaattggatgaATGTTGTACCTTAAATAAATTTCACTTAGAGGCAGAAGCATTCTCAGATAATTCTTCTTCAGTAGATCCAAGATTACAGTAATCTTACCTTCTGTTGCCATTTTCCTCAGGTATTACCCAGCTCATGTTAGGAAGAGTAGTtctgttctgctttctttccttacTTGGAAGATCTTTGAGAGTTCACAGgactaagaaaaataatttggctgttttgcttttgtgacCTTTTTGTAGCCTTTGATACCATTCATTAGTGTCTTGTTTTGATAACTGAGGTGTGTTAGTGTTCTGTCAGCTCTTGTTTTCTGACATTTCCAGAAGTGTCAACATAGAAAGCACTGCCTTTTAAACTCTGCTTGTCAAAATCATTTGAGATTGTGGTTACACAGGGTTTATTTTGATGCAAATGACAACTTATGGTTGTTATTCCTGCATTTGACTACCCCTGTGTTGTAGTGGTGCAATTTTTTGTGTCTGTAGAGTTACTTTATTCAGAACTCATGACCATATTTTTGCCAATGTATTCCTCTTCTGCTGAAAAGTAATCACAGCTTAAAGAATCTAAGTACTGCAAACTGTATTTGACATTCAGTTGGTGAATGAAATTCTGTCTTCTAATTCCTGTAGGtacctctgaaaaaaatctcagtccaGTACATTAGGAGTCTCCTTATACATGGCACAGATGCTCTCAGTAATTGACCAACAATTTACCTTACAAGTTCTGTCACTAAACTGCTTCTTTCAATTCCTTCTGCCTTTATTTGTCTCCATATGCCAAGTAAAACGTAAGAGATGTACACAATGTATACATCCTCTTTTAACGTTTGTATACGCCTTTTCACTGACATTTTGTATACGCCTTTTCACAAGTCATAGTGGGTTAAATACACTACTTCTTGTTATTCTTGCAGAAATGGATGCTGGAGGAGAAGTAGTTTTAATCACGGAAGTTATTTTGAGTTACTACAGAGTCTCTTACTTTGCAAATGCTGAATTAAGTTTGCAAGGGAAGCAAATGGGGTTAGTATAGGTAAATAAATTTATTCCAACATGTGAATTGCTTGGAAACTTTATGTAAGTCTTCTTTCTGCAGGCCAAAGTCACAGGCAGCACCTTGAAtggcaagaaagagaaaatgcaggCCGAAGAAGGTGATAaggagaaatgggattttttgAATTTTGCTGAGACCTGGGCCCCCAGTGAAAGTCTAGAGGATTCCGAAAATGAACTTTTGTTTACACACGTAAGActcaaaacttatttttcttttttctttcttttaaaaaaacacacaacagttGTTCACTCTAAACTAAAAATAGTTTCTTGTATTAGAGAGCAATACTAATGgagaaaaatcataattttaacAGCTTCTTATGCAGTAATTATAAGTGGAGTTtatgtgtttctttcctctttcctagtTTGAAAAGGAAAGACAGCGTGACATacgttcttttttttccccaaaatcctCCACTGAGAAGAAACGCAAAACATTTTCTGGTAATGAATCACTACATAATGACTCAGAATCTTCAGAAGTCACAAAAgaagaggatgcagagaagagcaatgaaaacCTGGATTCCACAAGCATAAGTGATGTGGATGCAATTTGTCATGAAAGCACCTGTGAACGCGAAGCTAAAAGAGCAAGAAGCATAAGTGGATCGACTCCAGTCAGCTccagtaagaaaaagaaaaaatctttgaCTGGAAAAAAGCCgcctttgttttcagaaaaaaacaatgaagtCCTTCCTTGTGGCTTAAATACTTCAAGCAAAAGTACAGCTTTAAATAAAGTTTGGCACTGCAGTGTTTGCACTTACAGTAATAATGAATTGCTCCCGTACTGTGAAATGTGCAATTGCCCTCAAAGCAGTAATGGTAAGTAATGTGtgctgcagggaaaaatacgccttttCGTTTCGGTTGTGATTAGTtttagaaaatacagtatttttgaaTATATGAATACGCACAAATCCAGACAAAATAGGAATAATGGTGTCTTTACATGAACAGAAACCCGTTAAGTGAGCCTTCTTAATTTTGCTTTCCCCAAGGATCTTTTACATGATTCTAATTTGAAACAGACGGAAAATTCAGATAAATGATAACAGGATATAAATCCAGTGAGGAAGAATATATGCTCCATTTTCTTTGCAGCAAAAGTAGCTCTCCTTTTCCTTGGGGTTTATCATTATTCTGAATTAATTAAAAGGCAAACTTTATCTCTGCCTCTCAAAACTAAATGATATGGAATAGATGTCTTGTCAACTTGAGTATTGTATATTTGTCGTGAGAGACATTACctggaaaatacagcattttgtgctccaacagatattttttattaaatttatttatctatctgcatatttttttaaattaatctatcTGCAAACTtaataaaccattttttaaaactgtCCCTATATTTGCTATTTCAATGGCAAAGGAAGGAGTaaggttctttttctttctttttttgttttattttattttatttaagtctGTGCTTGTTCAAGTAAGGACAACTTCTCAGTTTCACAGTACCTGGAAAACTGCTTTGTGTGTTTATGGTATACAATAAGTGTATATACTATAGAATTACTAACTGCATTATTTATTGCATATATTTTGACATTAAGCTGCGTGCATGGAATTCCATAAATGCAAAGCATTGTTCCATGTGTTTATTCTCCTAATATTAATGTTAGCTCTAGTTTCCTAACAGGTTGTGCCATAATAATATTAagagaataaaatgcaatttctttacATAGTCTTGTCTTCAGATGTGTATTGATTAGGTACCTGTTTGTACAGGTAGcataaataattgcttttcttgtttcttcttctatAGTTGAGAGAAACTGTGACGCTCCCATGAAGCAGACTGAGGAAGATGTGTCAAAGGACTCCAGGAGAAATGAAGAGAGAGCACAGCGCAATGCTGAAGACCGAAGTGAAGATTTTGGGGAAAAGGTGACCCAACAATCTGTTGAAATCAGCGAACAGGAAACTATTGaaattgaaaatgaagaaaatgaaaaaatgtgtgCAGAAGGTAAAGTGGGACTGCTATGAAAGAAAGATTATATCCCTTTGCGAAACAGTATTAAATGCCTCtggcatgaaaaataatttttaaataaaaacctaaaCATTTGAAAGATAGAAGTACGTACACCGGCACATGACTTTTTTGGTTTAGCCTGGGAAGTTTCTTGAGTTTTGATGATGAATAAACCCAGCCTTTCCGTACAACTCCTGAAGCAAGACAGAGTTTTTGGCTGACTTACGAACTATGTCAGTCTAGCAACTGTGAACCTGCATTGTTTTATTGAAACTCGTGATAACATTTACTTGTGTTTAGGACAGCCACAGGCAAAACGGATGATAGGTAAttcaggagaaacagaaaaataaattacacaacTATCTTACTAGCTTGCTGCGTGAGTTGTGTAGCTCATGATGTTGTTCTGGGATTAGATACAGAATCCTCATGCGGTGTATATATTCCCCTTGGTTTTGTTCCTTGCTGAAAGAAAGATTTACAGTGTTCATACAAAAATGTGTTTGCATGTACACCAAATTGGGAAATTGCAgaaataacttcttaaaaatgcgtgtattatttttaacatctgaGTATCCGAGTAGACTGAATTaaatgaatgaaggaaaaaacttcttaatgtcaacattttttttcttggtaggaGATACAGATAAATCAGACGCGTTTCCAATATATGATGGGCTTATGTTTTGTGCAAGCAGGAATACTGATAGAATTCACCTCTATACAAAGGTAAACCTGAAATATCCACGTTTGTTATCATTTTAAAATTACGAAGTAAAATGTTGTCCTATGAAATGTGTATGtatactttcattttttatactttttatataAAGACCGGTATTTTTGCATTAGCTAAAAGGTACAAAAATTAGGTCATTTATCATTCTAGTTGTTCTTTTCAGTGGAAttatgtaggaatgtgtctgagagaaaatggtcacgtgagccagcctccctgctctgagagattagattaagagcaaaacaggtggtagaagatggaattagtacatgggaaaaacgggaactgagaaggtagaaaacatgttgtgctaatgactaagcaatttactatgtgaattcttgtaaccaatctgatccgtgaatgaactgcatggacagcgcgtgaacagagaccgtaagccaatcatatagctgccgctagcgcgtgctcttatcacctgtctatatatactctgtgaaaactggaataaagggagaacgatcatactcatattgagactccatcgttactccaggtccgtctcccactccaacagaaTTAAGTAATAATTTCCTAGATACATAACTTCTGACACTTCTGTTAGCTTACCACGTGGGGCTAATACATTCGACGTATGCTCAGATCTTCTGTTAGAAATGCAAGTGATAAttgtttaaaattcctttttttattataatgtcttatcacaaaatatttttgatagaagaatattcaaaataaaagtaaaaatgacaGTGAATCCTGACAGACTaactaagtaaataaaatattgtcGCCACATTTTCAAACAAGCAGTTGGTAATTTTCCAGGTCATATTTCAAGGGGGCATCAGGACTTTCCAATCCCTTCTTTTATGGGACAGAAAAGTTCACTGAGAAGATTTCTTTAAAGCTACTGCAAGAGTCAGTGTATTCAGGTGCAACTGCAAAGCATCACAAATAGCCGAGGGCAAGTCTTTGAGATAATACATTTTATTAGGCTAATTGATACAGctgggaaaaagttaaaaagagtGTCCTCTTGGATCTGAAAACTTGTTTAATATACTTAAAATGTACGCTGCTTCCTAGCTTCATGCGTTTTATTCAAAGACAAAGATGCATTTTGGATGGTATTTGGACAACTGCATGTTGGTCTGGGTTGGTTGTGGCTTGGATTAGAGTTTCATTATGCCAGATACTGCACGAAATCGTTCTGCTGAGCCATGAGACACTGGGGAATTCTGCTTTGATTCCTTCTCTAGAATGTTTGCAAATCGCCAGTAAGTTCCTGGGTCATATGTACCCACTGGGACAActtgtttcttaaaaattaattggaaGAGAACTTGTTcagacattcaaaaaaaaaatgttaagtataATAAACAATGCTCTATCGAAGATTCTGATTTTAAATTGTAATGAAGTGACATTCTCCAGTCTACAATCATTCATTTCCCTTGGAAATTCAGTCAAGAGGATTCTAATTTCAGTTTCTTAGTTTAAGGCAGTTTGTGCGTCTGAActacttgcaaagaaaaaaattcagatataTTCAAAGTTAAAATTTTCACCCCGTTTACTTTTGGATATATTAATGTGAATCATATTTCTTGTGTCTGTGCTATTATTATACATCTGGGGCTTATTCTTTGCTTCTGGAAAAATCTTACCTTGAGGGACTAAATTTAGTAGGAAGGGAGGATAATTGACTTTAAAGTGATAAATCTTTTTTCTAGATTGTGCTACATTGCATCTGTAAACAAAACTGTTTGCTTGTCTAGGATGGTGAACCACTGAATCATAATTTCATCCCGTTGGACATACAGCTGGATAACTGGGAGGATTTACCAGAAACTTTCCAGCATAAACAAAATCGTTCATTGGTAAGAACAAATTCTACTGGCCCAGTAATATAGTATTTAATATGGAGagctttgactttattttttgtaataaatgcaGAAGACTTCCAGGCCTTGGGATCTAGGTTTCATCAATACAAGCAGATCTTGTAAATGTTGATGTGAATATTAATTATGCAGTCTGTTACTTTGGCAAATTACCATGCCTCCTGTTAACATTTCGGTAAATGGAATCAACCAGGCatcatttaatttctcatttacaGGATTAGTAACTAACATTCATAAGtcaataaaatagcattttaaaggTTATGAATTAAATGGGGCACGTGATGAATAAGAACATGCTAGGTTGTATCAGAGCTGCAGTTCTGAGCAGGCCTCCCCTCTCACTTCTTCCTTCGGTCCTCTAACAACGTTCAGAGCAGTGTAGGGACAGGTCCTCTGAGACACGTCGCTCTGGTTAATTCGGTAATAAAGGTCACATCCATAGCGGTGTTCGAGGAGAACATTAACACTACGAAACCAAGTACTCAAGTAAGGAAATCCATAATTTAAATTGGATGTGCAATATTACCTGCTTAACATAGTTTTCTTAACTATTTTCtccatttaaagagaaatatgatTTGGAAAATCAGATTGTCGTGTGGGAGCAAAGCTGATTCTTTTTGGTAGGTTGTCCAGCAAGGCTGGAACTTAGATTTGTGAGACAGATACCTGGCTGATTCAGCCAACAGTTTTGTGAAGCAGCTGAAGTGGATAACACAGATGTTGCCAAAGGATTTCAAAGCTATTTGCTAGACCGAAAAGACAAGTTAAGAATCCCGTGTTTGTGGGCAGTGAGTGGCACTGCCTTATGCAacatcctgtccctgtccctcagccttctcctctagATTAGAAGATCCATATTAGTAAATGCTCCCAAAAAGAATCAGGGAAATAActtcttatttctgtttccattatATCCTGATGTTTCATTGACTTCTTTCTTGCTGCTCTGACTCTGAGGAAGTGAGACTCATTTTCTGAGGAAGTGAGACACTTTTACGTTTGCCATGCAAAAATACTCCAAGGAGAAAATCATTGCCGTGTCGTAATCTTGAAGTATGGAAGTTTGTTACTGGATAAAGCTGAAGTCACGATTAAGTCCATATTGcacaatgtgtttatttttcccataGTCCATGTTCAGAAACAGCATGATACTGACTGCTGTAGGTAGTTGCAAGTCACTGagaaaaagagtggaaaaagaggaatggaaaaaaaaaccaacactctTCAGTTGTCATATTATTACtcccatttattttctgttgtagagatgaggatgggatgaaatattttttcccctacgCACATCCTAAAGCAAGCAGCCACATTATAAATTCTAAATTCCTACGTAGGATCGCGGGGTTTTCCCTCACTTCCTCGCTGTTCTGTGGTTATAGTTATTGAGAAAATCCATTAATCGTACCCGTCCTGTCGGTTTGCAGCTTcaaaagttgtttggtttttttgtggcttCCCGAAGCTGGGTGAACTGCTCGAAACTAATGTTCTTTCAATATTTTGATGGTAAAGCATATCTCTACTTTCTAGACATGGATCTTGGTGTGCTGTGCTGAAATGCCCCAGAAGAGAGGATGGCAGTATTGCCATAAAAACAGATGCGTGGTTAAGATAATTTGTTGATCTGATTTCTCATGTCATTAATTGCTAATTTACTATAgtaatttttattatgtatgtttTTATGGCACTGTACTATTGTAAAGGAATATTACAACCTCAAGGCAAGTATGTCAGTGATTCTGTTAAAATTTTACAAATTGGAAGACTTGCGTGAGAAATACCTAGTTGAATTGAACAGCTCTTCCCGTTTACCTGTAGCTTGGCCTTTCATGCTGACATTTGGGGCTGTAACACTCAATCCAGTGTTAAGCACATGTCCATCGGAAGGttagaggaaagaagaaaggtggTCTATTAAACAAATTATAAATGCCATTCAAGTAACGAGAGCAAACTTTCCTTCTCTGGGAGGCCTGGTGCAAGAGGAGAATGGCCGCTGtaagaagaaaactctcttgcGTGTCTGCTTTTCCCGTCCGCAAAGTCTCGTTTACACAAGGAAGGTTTACCTGAGGCTTTATCAAGAAACCCTTCTCCTGTTGCAATACCTTAGATTAGTAAAGATCATTCCTGGCCTTATTTTCTACCTTCTGGATCAACACACCTATCGtagcaaaaccagtattttaGACAATGCCAAAGCTGTCAGAGTTCATCAGCAGGTGAGGGGGGGAATGCAGCTTGTACGAAAAATGACTCTGATTATCCGTGATAACACCAGCTCTTTTCATCCAGTTTTGAATGTGTTAATTCATAGCGCTCTTTCACTGTAATGAAATGGTTCTGTGTAATTCATGTCACGCTGCTGGTAATAGCGTTTTCTACCAGATACTGAGGTTTGTGAAAGAATGGAGTCGTCTAACAGCAATGAAACAGAAGATTGTCAGAAAAAGTGGTCAGGTATTTTGCAGTCCTCTTCACACTGCGGAGGAGTTGTCTAAAAAGCAGTCAGCAGTCAGCAGCACAAAAAGGTATGTGGCTGCTAATTTTTCTTCCTCATACTAATTGCTGCAGGAAGTTTGATATATTTAATGTAACTTTCAATGGAATGATGCTGAGACTGTAGACCGGTTGTTTGGTGATTGCTTGTCACATCGTGACAGACGTAGGCAACCAAGCACATCGGTAAACCGAGCCCGTCAGTAAATCTGTTGCAGTGGAAGTGTCCGCTTCCGTGTCCGGCACCCTGCCGCActcagcagctgctctggctTCGCTGCGCTGCATATTTAAACATCTGGaactttttgaggaaaaatcaCGACCCTCAGGGACTCAAAAGAGAAAAGTAAGGTCAAAGAATCTTGTTGTTTTCCCCACCTGGAAGCAGGAATAAGTCATTAGGTGCCATCAATGATATAATTCTTTATTCATATTTCAGAGCCTGCTCCAACTCTTTCTGATACTCGTTTTTATTTAAGCAATTCTGTTCTCTGTGGATGACATTTCTCAATACTATTGTTTTCCTTCCTGGGTGTCACTGAAAAGGGCTAGTGTCTAATCCTTGTTAAAAtctaattttaccttttttccccactttctttcctttttctgatacGCTGTCTTCCCTCACAGATGTTTGCAGCTACAAGTTGTCATTGCCCTCCACAAAACCTCTCACGTGTTACAGGTTAACTCACCGAGGTGCCTCTGCAAACTGTCTAAAACCTTTTTATTCCTCTCAGTCCCTGCTGTTAAATTCTCCAGGGCGACTCTATTTTGACTGTAGGTAAGAATTCAAGTAAATAACTAGAGTTTGTAATCCCAGTAATATAAGGAGAACCAGCAGGTAGTAAGTGTTTCTTGACCTGTTGCCGGATTGTTTCATTGCATAAAAAGTAGGAAAGGTGTAACTGTGAAGTGGGTTAGAAAATCTGCTGTAAATCTACAGCCGTCTTCTAAGGTAGCGTATAGGGTTTGGCATAGGCATGGTACAGAGAGGTGCGCTGATGAGAAGCGGTCTGACCAGTGGTTTTGGAAGGATGATCGGAGTGAAGCCATTCTAAGAGCAGCggtgttttgtatgtttttacattaaaataaagaagtgaGTTCCAACACAAGTAACGGAGCACGGAGTCCTTCAGAGCTTGTAAAGCTTCCTGTAGGAGCCGGAGTATCAGTGAGACTTCACCTAACCGAAACAAAACGGCTTTTAGATTTCACTGTCAGGCAGTATcaaattgctttcattttcctaTTGTTCTACACAAACAACCCATCTGTTTGCCGGTGAGAGCTGAATCTAGTTTTAGAAAAAGGTGTGTAATAAGGACGTATTATGGTGAAGTATGTTTTCCCAACCTTTATTCATTTCTCATCTGGAAAATGAGGGACATTTTAAGAGATGGTGCCGTACCAATCTTGCTGCAGCCAAGAGTGAATATTCTTTATATTCTTTGAGGGAGATTGTTCCCTTTGTAGGATATTGACAGAATTTTGAATTCTTTCAGGTATGTGACCAAGGAGGATGTAGCAGCAGCCTCCCTTAGCAAAGCTAGCAGCAGCGGGGGCAGCGTGCGCCTCATCTCGAAAGAAAGTGGGGTTTGTCTGAAGAATGAAAATGCTTCTGTTGAACCATCAGGTCATCCCACAAAGTAAGTTTATTAGTACAAGAAGGTGATTTACCTGTTTCTCCATTTCTAAGGTAGCAAAATTTTTTGCTATGAGTGTTTACCTTGCTGGAGTACAGTGTTTAGGTAAGAAACTTGCTGTAGTGCTAAAGAGCTATGGTTTATTCTTCTAACAACTTAGATTACATCTGTTGTCTGCTGATATAACTACTAATAAACTGAAtctaattaaaatgaaacaagaaaatagtTACGTgattcagttaaagaaaaaaagaacactagCTCAGGCCTGCTTGTGAGGTCAGCACCAAATTGGGGACACCAAATTTTCTATTCTGCCTCAAAAtttagaaaaagggagaaaagaacatGAACATTGtagacagaattttttaaaaaaaaaagctttagtaAAACACAGTGTGTATCCTGCCTGGAGGTGCACCTTGTTTAGAGTAGGAATTTGATAGGTAGCTTTGAAAGTCACATAGAGAAACAGGGATGTTTTCTTggactttttccttctcttaaagTGTGGCTGAAACATTTTACATTTGTATGTGTGCGTGCCTGTTGGAAGACACCATTTCTTTATAAATGCAGCATTGTTTCAGCTAATAATTCAGTGTACCTGCGTAAATGTAGTAGGgtgtgcaaaagaaaaatctgtggtattatgaaattacatttaaatggaaatgtAAACCAAGCAGATGATTTGCCCTGTGCAGGTATCAACCTGAGCAAGATATTTCAACTGAAATTGGTATTTCAGAGCATAGAATTTCTCTAATAGAAATACACagtgcttaagaaaaaataacGAAACCCAACCAAATGAAAACCTACGGAATTGTTTGCTGAATACCTCCTCTATTAACTAACAGCTGTACTTTGTTCTCTGCAAACAGGTTGCTTTCAGAAAATGGAGAAGGTCCATCAGCTCTTTGTCCGGAGCAGATGGATGCTGAAGGCTCCTCTCAGTACAAAGGTTATTTGCAAGCCCTGGACAGCCGAGGAAACCCACTCTGCCTCAGCTGTCAACAGCCAACGGCTCAGCCGGAGCCAGGCTGCCAGGCCCATGCCTGGGACACACGATTCTGCTCTCACGCCTGCCAGGAGGACTTCTCGATTCGCTCTAGTCAGAGCTACCTCAGGACTAAAGTGTTTGAAATTGAACGCGGCGTTTGCCAGTTTTGTAATCAAAACGCCCAGGAGCTTTATCTCAGCGTCAGAGATGCGCCCAAGAGTCAGCGTAAGAAACTTTTGGAGGATTCTTGGATGTCTCACCTCCCCCTCGGGCAGGTAATAGTACTGCTTTTGAAGCGGTAACAGCTAATCTGCGTAGTCCTGTCACGTAGTTCAGAGAAATCCAAAATGTTCTTCTTACAGGTTTAAGATGGAAGGTTAACCTAGCACCAACGGaataagaaaacacaaaca from Rissa tridactyla isolate bRisTri1 chromosome 7, bRisTri1.patW.cur.20221130, whole genome shotgun sequence harbors:
- the ZRANB3 gene encoding DNA annealing helicase and endonuclease ZRANB3 isoform X4, whose amino-acid sequence is MEKWIPELSPDDISIIQNKTDIGRISTSKVTILGYGLLTSDAQTLVDTLYRQNFKVVVIDESHYMKSRNATRSKILLPIVQKALRAILLTGTPALGRPEELFMQIEALFPRRFGTWSQYAKKYCNARVRFFGKRTHWDCRGASNLEELHQLLSEIMIRRLKNDVLTQLPPKVRQRIPFDLPQAAAKNLNTTFAEWEKLMRNLNSDATESHFSQVMNLITRMYKETAIAKAGAVKDYIKMMLENDKLKFLVFAHHLSMLQACTEAVIENKVRYIRIDGSVPSSERIHLVNQFQKDPDTRVAILSIQAAGQGLTFTAATHVVFAELYWDPGHIKQAEDRAHRIGQCSSVNIHFLIAKGTMDTLMWAMLNRKAKVTGSTLNGKKEKMQAEEGDKEKWDFLNFAETWAPSESLEDSENELLFTHFEKERQRDIRSFFSPKSSTEKKRKTFSGNESLHNDSESSEVTKEEDAEKSNENLDSTSISDVDAICHESTCEREAKRARSISGSTPVSSSKKKKKSLTGKKPPLFSEKNNEVLPCGLNTSSKSTALNKVWHCSVCTYSNNELLPYCEMCNCPQSSNVERNCDAPMKQTEEDVSKDSRRNEERAQRNAEDRSEDFGEKVTQQSVEISEQETIEIENEENEKMCAEGDTDKSDAFPIYDGLMFCASRNTDRIHLYTKDGEPLNHNFIPLDIQLDNWEDLPETFQHKQNRSLILRFVKEWSRLTAMKQKIVRKSGQVFCSPLHTAEELSKKQSAVSSTKRYVTKEDVAAASLSKASSSGGSVRLISKESGVCLKNENASVEPSGHPTKLLSENGEGPSALCPEQMDAEGSSQYKGYLQALDSRGNPLCLSCQQPTAQPEPGCQAHAWDTRFCSHACQEDFSIRSSQSYLRTKVFEIERGVCQFCNQNAQELYLSVRDAPKSQRKKLLEDSWMSHLPLGQLNEIITNPAEGQFWQVDHIKPVYGGGGQCSLENLQTLCTLCHRERTAKQAKERSQMKRRSLATKYGCDITKFFVKM